A window of Ananas comosus cultivar F153 linkage group 4, ASM154086v1, whole genome shotgun sequence contains these coding sequences:
- the LOC109708830 gene encoding glycine-rich protein A3-like has translation MGGGKDKPHGKEGEKGFFSDLVHGPGYPHGGYPQQGYPPQGYPPQGYPPAPGAYPHQSYPPPPGAYPQGYPPQGYPPQGYQPAPYPGQHGQGSGHGGSHGGAAVLLGGAAAAAAAAYGAGHMGHGGFMGHGSHGGHGGGHGGYYGGMPSHGYGGHHGKHGKFKHGKFGKHKHGKHGFGGGKFKKWK, from the exons ATGGGAGGGGGAAAGGATAAGCCACACGGCAAAGAAGGCGAGAAGGGGTTTTTCTCGGACTTGGTGCACGGGCCCGGGTATCCACATGGTGGGTATCCGCAGCAAGGATATCCCCCGCAAGGATATCCCCCGCAAGGATATCCTCCGGCCCCAGGGGCATACCCTCATCAATCTTACCCGCCACCGCCCGGGGCATATCCTCAGGGATATCCTCCGCAAGGGTATCCCCCACAAGGCTATCAGCCAGCTCCTTATCCTGGTCAACATG GACAGGGATCCGGGCATGGAGGATCTCACGGGGGAGCAGCGGTACTCCTGGGGGGTGCAGCGGCTGCTGCAGCAGCTGCGTATGGAGCAGGCCATATGGGGCACGGAGGCTTCATGGGCCATGGAAGCCACGGAGGCCACGGAGGCGGCCATGGAGGCTACTACGGCGGCATGCCAAGCCATGGGTATGGCGGCCACCATGGCAAGCACGGCAAGTTCAAGCATGGCAAGTTCGGCAAGCACAAGCACGGGAAGCATGGCTTTGGCGGTGGCAAGTTCAAGAAGTGGAAGTGA
- the LOC109708831 gene encoding glycine-rich protein A3-like, whose product MGGGKDKHGEHDMAYGRGYPPPQQWYPMQGYDPQPGAYPPQVYPHEYPQQGYPQHGYPQQGYPQQGYAQSGYPGSSAAAAAAAAPQQSDESGHQGPDIRKLLIGGAAIAAAAFGAPHMAGGLMGGMGGMGGMGMGMGRGMGGHGRRHRRRHERRSKRGGYDSE is encoded by the exons ATGGGAGGGGGGAAGGATAAGCATGGCGAGCACGACATGGCGTATGGGCGCGGAtatccgccgccgcagcagtgGTATCCAATGCAAGGATACGATCCGCAGCCGGGGGCGTACCCTCCTCAAGTTTACCCTCATGAATACCCTCAACAAGGTTATCCTCAACATGGCTATCCCCAGCAAGGTTATCCCCAGCAAGGCTATGCTCAGAGTGGTTATCCTGgttcttctgctgctgctgctgctgctgctgccccACAACAGA GCGATGAATCTGGGCACCAAGGGCCCGACATAAGAAAACTGCTGATCGGTGGCGCTGCGATTGCTGCTGCCGCATTTGGGGCGCCCCACATGGCGGGGGGCCTTATGGGCGGCATGGGTGGGATGGGCGGCATGGGCATGGGCATGGGCAGGGGCATGGGCGGCCACGGccgtcgccaccgccgccgtcaCGAGAGGCGCAGCAAGCGTGGGGGCTACGATTCTGAATAG
- the LOC109708467 gene encoding protein NETWORKED 2D-like has translation MLQRAASNAYSWFWASQIRTKQSKWLDNNLQEMEERVKDMLKLLGEEADSFGKRAEMYYKRRPEVISSVEEAYKAYRALAERYDHISGELHKANHTIATAFPDQVQYAMLEEEDDNLPKAITPINSSKIRKQTVEDLMKKKREGQKKKHGGKITMQMSEENAQEEINRLQKSILVLQTEKEFIKSSYESGIAKYWEIEKQINDMQEEVCYFQDEFNASAIIEDDEARALMTATALKSCEEAIMNLQEQQNKSIELARMESKRIKIARERLNALKGECGQSLDEPLNIIDGNIETEVLSLKQEKLELQSICDKVKQHFEMNSDISVVEIAEKIDELVNKVINLELTVSSQMAQINKLSEENGELEKYLQSLEEEKTVLINDSSELSDRLKQAEEELNRVQYLEKAVNDEGKDVRSNFTDAFNSLTDISEKLQSSSVESTIKEETPHFNTELPNECNGTEGADIQSIEENFVKEGNKEIPEPEESFGYSAQTEIASQNLDGSEKVDNIRLEEEKDPLQEAHHIPHSGQENIEELKQVEEAKEEDSSVEGGNLPLSSSESIEYLKQGEEFIENKSSETDDHIHLMGSEQIPDERHKENVTAKDSQEEQPIPPSSEKVMQIGEQDGFLNLQQLLLNGLEGREKILLAEYTSILRNYKETKKKLNEVEKKSQDYLHDMTELIRELRNANAMKDEEIQSLRRLLSSSKTVSNGSNNVTSNEVKASFYSHQKHRSISNPQNFEMSKNISIKSSKQEDTSNGVIDGGSPHLGDIYFSVNELQSTSPVEEKFRRDIDAVLEENLEFWLRFSTFFHRIQEFQTKVQDLKAEIERLKDDKPQELNNGAINHPVALPKESTVVEKQLRELKTELQVWLEQNALLRRELQCRFSSLCNIQDEIARALETSSATEAAQLTSYQAAKFQGEVLNMQQENNKVENELQTGLDHVRELQGEVEKAFSQLHENFELSGPKNSHHHNFRHFPTKTRIPLRSFLFGSKPKKPSIFACVSPAALQKQHSELRFGHSNKMA, from the exons atgCTGCAGCGAGCGGCGAGCAACGCGTATTCATGGTTTTGGGCGAGCCAGATCCGGACAAAGCAGTCGAAATGGCTCGACAACAACCTCCAAG AGATGGAGGAAAGGGTTAAGGACATGCTCAAACTACTTGGCGAGGAGGCTGATTCCTTTGGCAAGAGGGCTGAGATGTACTACAAAAGGAGACCAGAGGTGATAAGCTCAGTGGAAGAAGCATATAAGGCATACAGGGCTTTAGCAGAAAGATATGATCATATATCAGGGGAACTTCATAAAGCCAACCACACAATAGCAACTGCTTTTCCTGACCAAGTCCAATATGCGATGCTTGAGGAGGAAGACGATAATTTACCCAAAGCAATTACACCCATCAACTCGAGTAAAATTCGCAAGCAAACAGTTGAGGACTtaatgaagaagaaaagagagggtCAAAAGAAAAAGCATGGTGGGAAAATTACGATGCAAATGAGCGAAGAGAATGCACAAGAAGAGATTAATCGACTTCAGAAGTCAATCTTGGTTCTTCAAACCGAGAAAGAATTTATCAAGAGTTCATACGAGAGTGGAATTGCTAAGTATTGGGAAATTGAAAAGCAGATTAATGATATGCAAGAGGAGGTTTGTTACTTTCAAGACGAGTTCAATGCAAGTGCAATTATAGAGGACGATGAAGCTCGAGCTTTGATGACGGCAACGGCCCTTAAATCTTGTGAGGAGGCCATAATGAATTTACAGGAACAACAAAATAAATCAATTGAGTTGGCAAGGATGGaatcaaaaagaataaaaattgctAGAGAAAGACTAAATGCTCTCAAGGGTGAATGTGGCCAATCTTTGGATGAaccattaaatattattgaTGGGAACATAGAAACAGAAGTTCTTTCTCTAAAACAGGAGAAACTTGAGTTGCAGTCTATCTGCGATAAAGTAAAGCAGCATTTCGAGATGAATTCTGACATTTCTGTGGTGGAAATTGCTGAGAAAATAGATGAACTGGTAAATAAAGTTATAAACTTAGAACTAACGGTTTCATCACAGATGGCACAGATAAATAAGTTAAGTGAAGAGAACGGCGAGCTTGAAAAGTATTTACAGAGCTTGGAAGAGGAGAAGACGGTACTCATTAATGACTCGAGTGAGTTGAGTGACAGGCTTAAGCAAGCGGAAGAAGAGTTGAATAGAGTTCAGTATCTGGAGAAAGCTGTCAACGATGAAGGAAAAGATGTGCGTTCAAATTTTACTGATGCTTTTAATAGCCTCACTGATATTTCAGAGAAGTTGCAGTCTTCAAGTGTTGAGAGCACAATAAAGGAAGAAACTCCCCATTTCAACACTGAACTACCCAATGAGTGCAATGGAACAGAAGGTGCAGATATCCAAAGCATAGAGGAAAATTTTGTCAAAGAGGGAAATAAAGAGATTCCAGAACCTGAAGAGAGCTTTGGTTATTCTGCCCAAACGGAGATAGCTTCTCAGAATTTAGATGGTTCAGAAAAGGTCGACAACATCAGACTTGAAGAAGAGAAGGATCCATTACAAGAAGCTCATCACATTCCACATAGTGGTCAAGAAAATATAGAAGAGTTAAAACAAGTTGAAGAAGCCAAAGAAGAAGATTCATCAGTTGAAGGTGGAAATCTCCCTCTAAGTAGTTCAGAAAGTATTGAGTATTTAAAACAGGGAGAAGAATTCATAGAAAATAAATCATCGGAAACAGATGATCATATTCATCTTATGGGCTCTGAACAAATCCCAGATGAGAGACACAAAGAAAATGTAACAGCAAAAGATTCACAAGAAGAACAACCTATTCCTCCCAGTAGTGAAAAAGTGATGCAAATAGGAGAACAAGATGGTTTTCTAAACTTGCAACAATTACTTTTAAATGGATTGGAAGGAAGAGAAAAGATATTACTAGCTGAGTACACCTCAATCCTTCGAAATTATAAAGAAACGAAGAAAAAGCTCAATGAAGTAGAGAAGAAGAGCCAAGATTATCTTCATGATATGACAGAATTAATAAGAGAACTGAGAAATGCCAATGCCATGAAGGATGAGGAGATTCAATCATTACGACGACTCTTAAGCTCTTCAAAGACAGTTTCTAATGGCAGTAACAATGTAACTTCTAACGAAGTTAAAGCCTCGTTTTACAGTCATCAAAAGCATCGGAGCATTTCTAATcctcaaaattttgagatgTCAAAAAATATAAGCATCAAATCATCTAAACAGGAAGATACATCAAATGGTGTTATAGATGGAGGAAGCCCACATTTGGGGGACATCTACTTCTCAGTCAATGAACTGCAGAGCACTTCGCCCGTCGAAGAAAAATTCAGAAGGGACATTGATGCGGTTTTAGAGgaaaatttggaattttggttGAGGTTCAGCACTTTTTTCCACCGTATCCAAGAATTCCAAACTAAAGTTCAAGATCTAAAAGCCGAAATTGAGAGGCTAAAAGATGATAAGCCGCAAGAGCTCAACAATGGTGCTATTAACCACCCAGTTGCCTTGCCCAAAGAATCTACAGTAGTTGAAAAGCAGCTAAGAGAGCTGAAGACTGAACTCCAAGTTTGGTTAGAGCAGAATGCGTTGCTTCGAAGAGAACTTCAGTGTCGATTCTCATCTCTCTGCAACATACAAGATGAGATTGCAAGAGCTTTAGAGACAAGCTCAGCAACAGAAGCAGCCCAGCTTACCTCTTATCAAGCTGCAAAGTTTCAAGGGGAGGTGCTTAACATGCAACAGGAGAATAATAAGGTTGAAAACGAGCTTCAAACTGGTTTAGATCATGTAAGGGAGCTTCAAGGTGAAGTTGAGAAAGCCTTTTCACAGCTGCATGAGAATTTTGAGCTCTCTGGACCAAAGAACAGCCACCATCACAATTTCCGCCATTTCCCGACTAAAACTAGAATACCTTTACGGTCTTTCCTTTTTGGGAGTAAGCCAAAAAAACCTTCTATATTTGCCTGTGTTAGCCCTGCTGCACTTCAGAAACAACACAGTGAATTGAGATTTGGGCATTCTAATAAGATGGCttag
- the LOC109709524 gene encoding serine/arginine-rich splicing factor RS2Z33-like isoform X1, with the protein MPRYDDRYGNTRLYVGRISSRTRTRDLEHLFSRYGRVREVDLKHDFAFVEFSDPRDADDARYSLDGREFDGSRITVEFARGGPRGRGGSREYLGRGPPPGSGRCFNCGLDGHWARDCRAGDWKNKCYRCGERGHIERNCQNSPRNLRRERSNSRSPSPRRGRSRSRSYSRSRSYSSPSRSPRRDRRRSRSQSDSRSPPPSRGRGRSPTAAGSRSPEKDRAGSDYSKSPLGREDRSPPEEDQRSRSPATNGGSMSPRDDEENGNNHRGSESPEN; encoded by the exons ATGCCTCGCTATGATGACCGATATGGCAACACACGCTTATACGTTGGTCGAATATCCTCTCGCACTCGCACCCGTGACCTTGAACATCTTTTCAGCAGATATGGAAG AGTACGAGAGGTGGATTTGAAGCACGACTTCGCATTTGTT GAATTTAGTGATCCTCGTGATGCTGATGATGCAAGATACAGCCTTGATGGTCGGGAATTTGATGGAAGTCGCATCACTGTGGAGTTTGCACGGGGA GGTCCACGTGGCCGAGGAGGTTCACGCGAATATCTGGGTAGAGGACCTCCTCCCGGATCTGGCCGCTGTTTTAATTGTGGGCTAGATGGCCACTGGGCTCGAGATTGCAGAGCTGGGGACTGGAAAAACAAGTGCTATCGGTGTGGCGAAAGAGGCCATATAGAAAGGAACTGTCAGAATAGCCCTAGAAACCTCAG ACGTGAGAGAAGCAATTCGCGATCGCCATCCCCTCGACGTGGTAGGAGCCGCAGCAGGAGCTATAGCAGAAGCCGGAGCTACAG TAGCCCTTCCAGATCGCCCAGGAGAGACCGTAGGAGATCTAGGAGCCAAAGCGACAGCAGGAGCCCCCCACCGTCCAGGGGGAGAGGCCGCAGCCCCACGGCTGCTGGCAGTAGGAGCCCAGAAAAGGACCGAGCAGGATCAGACTACAGCAAGAGCCCACTGGGCCGGGAGGACAGGAGCCCGCCTGAGGAAGACCAGAGGTCTAGAAGCCCTGCCACTAATGGTGGTAGCATGAGTCCTAGGGATGACGAGGAAAATGGCAATAATCATCGTGGGAGCGAGTCTCCTGAAAATTGA
- the LOC109709524 gene encoding serine/arginine-rich splicing factor RS2Z33-like isoform X2: MPRYDDRYGNTRLYVGRISSRTRTRDLEHLFSRYGRVREVDLKHDFAFVEFSDPRDADDARYSLDGREFDGSRITVEFARGGPRGRGGSREYLGRGPPPGSGRCFNCGLDGHWARDCRAGDWKNKCYRCGERGHIERNCQNSPRNLRRERSNSRSPSPRRGRSRSRSYSRSRSYSPSRSPRRDRRRSRSQSDSRSPPPSRGRGRSPTAAGSRSPEKDRAGSDYSKSPLGREDRSPPEEDQRSRSPATNGGSMSPRDDEENGNNHRGSESPEN; the protein is encoded by the exons ATGCCTCGCTATGATGACCGATATGGCAACACACGCTTATACGTTGGTCGAATATCCTCTCGCACTCGCACCCGTGACCTTGAACATCTTTTCAGCAGATATGGAAG AGTACGAGAGGTGGATTTGAAGCACGACTTCGCATTTGTT GAATTTAGTGATCCTCGTGATGCTGATGATGCAAGATACAGCCTTGATGGTCGGGAATTTGATGGAAGTCGCATCACTGTGGAGTTTGCACGGGGA GGTCCACGTGGCCGAGGAGGTTCACGCGAATATCTGGGTAGAGGACCTCCTCCCGGATCTGGCCGCTGTTTTAATTGTGGGCTAGATGGCCACTGGGCTCGAGATTGCAGAGCTGGGGACTGGAAAAACAAGTGCTATCGGTGTGGCGAAAGAGGCCATATAGAAAGGAACTGTCAGAATAGCCCTAGAAACCTCAG ACGTGAGAGAAGCAATTCGCGATCGCCATCCCCTCGACGTGGTAGGAGCCGCAGCAGGAGCTATAGCAGAAGCCGGAGCTACAG CCCTTCCAGATCGCCCAGGAGAGACCGTAGGAGATCTAGGAGCCAAAGCGACAGCAGGAGCCCCCCACCGTCCAGGGGGAGAGGCCGCAGCCCCACGGCTGCTGGCAGTAGGAGCCCAGAAAAGGACCGAGCAGGATCAGACTACAGCAAGAGCCCACTGGGCCGGGAGGACAGGAGCCCGCCTGAGGAAGACCAGAGGTCTAGAAGCCCTGCCACTAATGGTGGTAGCATGAGTCCTAGGGATGACGAGGAAAATGGCAATAATCATCGTGGGAGCGAGTCTCCTGAAAATTGA